The Crocosphaera sp. UHCC 0190 DNA window GATATCCGGGTATCTCGTGTTAAGGGTAAAACCTTGTTTGAAATGACAGAAACTGACCCTTCTCTTGAGTATGTTTGTAATTACTATTTAAACATTGCAGACCAATTATTAGCAATGCCTGAAGGGGTAATTCCTAAGGATGCTCAAGACAGGGAATTATTCACCTTATTATCTGATTTCTATCTTAATCCTCAAGCTCCTGTTAAAACAGAAGAAGAAGCATTAGATCTAATGATGGTTTAGGTTTGTATAACATTTTTAAATGAGATATAAATGTGGAACGGGCATCTTGCCCGTCACAGGCTGGAAGCCTGTACCACAATTGTTTATATTTCAAATAAGAATGTTATGCTATGGGTTTTAGAGAAGTTTAGCTTGATGTTTTCTCTGAGGTGATACAAATTCTAGTTAGTGAGGGAATACTAGATATAGTTACTTTTGCTAATAAGGAGACTTAATAATGATTACTTTAATGGACTCTAGAAATTGGTGGCATAAAACGCCCAATGATGGTAAACGTCCTTGTGCTGACATAATTTTAGGAGTAATTACTGCCCTAGAACCAAAATTATCTGTCTGGATGTTACCTTTTTGTCAACTTAATTCAGATGGGAATAAGCTTATAGAAGTTCTGGGATTACATTTTGATCCTGAGAAGGAACTAAAAAAAAGAGCAGAAGAAAGGGCAAAATTACCTCCAGTAGTACCATCAGAAATCGATGAAATCGAACGAATTAGACAACAATTAAGCAAAGGAGAAATCTAAATTATGACTGCTGTACAAGAACCCACTGCTTTACAATTTGAATGCGAAACGGGTAATTATCATACCTTTTGTCCCATTAGTTGCGTTGCCTGGTTATACCAAAAAATTGAAGATAGTTTCTTCTTAGTTATTGGCACAAAAACCTGTGGTTACTTCCTTCAAAATGCCATGGGAGTGATGATTTTTGCCGAACCTCGTTACGCAATGGCAGAATTAGAAGAAGGGGATATTTCTGCTCAATTAAATGATTACGAAGAACTCAAAAGATTGTGTCTACAAATTAAACGCGATCGCAATCCTAGCGTCATCGTTTGGATCGGTACTTGTACCACCGAAATCATTAAAATGGACTTAGAAGGTTTAGCCCCCAAATTAGAGGGAGAAATCGGTATTCCTATCGTAACAGCAAGAGCAAACGGTTTAGATTATGCCTTTACTCAAGGGGAAGATACCGTCTTAGCAGCAATGGCCCATAAATGTCCCACAGCAGTCAAAGAAGAAGGAGAAAAAGAAGAAAGAAATGCCATCCATAAACTATTAAACTTTGGAAGGAAGAAAGAAGATATTAAACAAGAGGAGTCCGAATATAAGGATCATCCTCCCTTAGTTATGTTTGGATCTTTACCAGATCCAGTTGTTACCAATTTAACCCTAGAATTGAAGAAACAAGGCATAAAAATAGCAGGTTGGTTGCCCTCAAAACGGTATACAGAATTACCTGTAATTGATGAGGGTTATTATGTCAGTGGAGTTAACCCATTCCTATCACGAACCGCTACAACTTTAATGCGT harbors:
- a CDS encoding DUF5331 domain-containing protein produces the protein MITLMDSRNWWHKTPNDGKRPCADIILGVITALEPKLSVWMLPFCQLNSDGNKLIEVLGLHFDPEKELKKRAEERAKLPPVVPSEIDEIERIRQQLSKGEI
- a CDS encoding ferredoxin:protochlorophyllide reductase (ATP-dependent) subunit N, which codes for MTAVQEPTALQFECETGNYHTFCPISCVAWLYQKIEDSFFLVIGTKTCGYFLQNAMGVMIFAEPRYAMAELEEGDISAQLNDYEELKRLCLQIKRDRNPSVIVWIGTCTTEIIKMDLEGLAPKLEGEIGIPIVTARANGLDYAFTQGEDTVLAAMAHKCPTAVKEEGEKEERNAIHKLLNFGRKKEDIKQEESEYKDHPPLVMFGSLPDPVVTNLTLELKKQGIKIAGWLPSKRYTELPVIDEGYYVSGVNPFLSRTATTLMRRRKCKLIGSPFPIGPDGTRAWIEKICSVFNIEPQGLEEREAQIWESLEDYLKLIRGKSVFFMGDNLLEVSLARFLIRCGMTCQEIGIPYMDKRYQQAELAFLEKTCQEMGVPVPKIVEKPDNYNQIQRIYELKPDLVITGMAHANPLEARGINTKWSVEFTFAQIHGFTNARDILELATRPLRRNNNLKELGWEKLVKEEAKI